The following coding sequences are from one Granulicella arctica window:
- a CDS encoding FtsX-like permease family protein, with amino-acid sequence MRFELFIAARYLRAKRRQAVVGVITAISVIGVAAGVASLIIALAITNGMRRDLQERLVGSTAHVDLMRVAGDGIRDWRPLLARLRALPHVTAAAPGLYGQVLISRGARSGGGLIKGILPDDERTVGNLLQAVDEGSADALSNPTSNAPANEQAMPPIVIGNDLAETLGAKVNDTVLVTSPQGELTPLGLVPRYQRFEVVGIFKSGFYQYDSSYAFTRLVDAQRLFSEPDLISVVSFKVDNLYHADRIGQAIEAAAGKGFQTTNWMEQNRELFRALKLEQVVTFIVLALIVCVAALNILIALTMMVMEKTRDIAVLMSFGVRAEQVRRIFLLQGLLISVIGTVLGLIVGYGLSWAGGHYRFIHLDASVYSIDYLPFAPRVMDAVIVAAVSLGVSLVATLYPSGSAARVLPAEALRYE; translated from the coding sequence ATGCGATTTGAACTCTTCATAGCGGCGCGGTATCTGCGGGCGAAGCGGCGGCAGGCGGTGGTTGGTGTAATTACGGCCATCAGCGTGATTGGCGTGGCTGCAGGCGTGGCGTCGCTGATTATTGCACTGGCGATTACGAATGGAATGCGGCGCGATCTACAGGAGCGGCTGGTGGGTTCGACCGCGCATGTGGACCTGATGCGCGTGGCAGGCGATGGGATACGGGACTGGCGTCCTCTACTGGCGCGGCTGCGGGCATTGCCACATGTGACGGCGGCCGCTCCGGGGCTTTATGGGCAGGTACTGATCTCGCGTGGGGCACGGAGCGGCGGCGGATTGATCAAGGGCATTCTTCCGGATGATGAGCGGACGGTTGGGAATCTGCTGCAAGCGGTGGATGAGGGAAGCGCGGACGCTCTGTCGAATCCGACGAGCAATGCTCCGGCGAATGAGCAGGCGATGCCGCCGATTGTGATTGGCAACGACCTCGCAGAGACGCTGGGAGCGAAAGTGAACGACACCGTGCTGGTGACGAGTCCACAGGGCGAGCTGACGCCACTAGGATTGGTGCCGCGCTATCAACGGTTCGAAGTGGTGGGGATCTTCAAGTCGGGGTTCTACCAGTACGACTCGAGCTATGCGTTTACGCGGCTGGTGGATGCACAGCGGCTCTTCTCGGAGCCGGATCTGATCTCAGTGGTTAGCTTCAAGGTGGACAATCTTTACCATGCGGACAGGATTGGGCAGGCGATTGAAGCGGCGGCAGGTAAGGGGTTTCAGACGACGAACTGGATGGAGCAGAATCGCGAGCTGTTTCGGGCGTTGAAGCTGGAGCAGGTGGTGACGTTTATTGTGCTGGCTCTGATTGTTTGCGTGGCAGCGCTGAACATCTTGATCGCGCTGACGATGATGGTGATGGAGAAGACACGGGATATCGCTGTACTCATGAGCTTTGGCGTGCGCGCGGAGCAGGTGCGGCGGATCTTTCTGTTGCAGGGGTTGCTGATCTCGGTAATTGGGACGGTGCTGGGGCTGATCGTTGGATATGGACTGAGCTGGGCGGGCGGCCACTACCGGTTTATCCACCTGGATGCTTCGGTTTACTCGATTGACTATCTGCCGTTTGCGCCGAGGGTGATGGATGCGGTAATTGTGGCGGCGGTATCGTTGGGAGTGAGTTTGGTGGCTACGTTGTATCCAAGTGGAAGTGCAGCGAGGGTATTACCGGCAGAGGCTTTGCGATATGAGTGA
- a CDS encoding TRIC cation channel family protein, giving the protein MRKWLAAWFPKYNQDVVLLAVDLVGTFVFAVEGAMTAIRAELDLLGLLVLSFATALGGGVIRDVLIGAVPPNSIRDWRYGATAFAGGGAVFFFYQYVQRVPPGLIVTLDAAGLALFAMAGAGKALEYGIHPLLATLMAAVTGVGGGTVRDVLLAHVPLVLNSDVYASAALAGAIVMLLLLHIKIRRSIAMSCGGVVCFTLRMVAVWLHWSLPKVMVH; this is encoded by the coding sequence GTGAGGAAGTGGCTGGCGGCGTGGTTCCCGAAGTACAACCAGGACGTCGTGTTGCTCGCGGTCGACCTGGTAGGAACGTTCGTCTTCGCAGTAGAAGGAGCCATGACGGCGATCCGTGCGGAGCTCGATCTACTGGGACTGCTGGTGCTGTCGTTTGCAACGGCGCTGGGTGGCGGCGTGATCCGCGATGTGCTGATTGGAGCGGTTCCTCCGAACAGCATCCGCGACTGGCGGTATGGGGCGACGGCGTTCGCGGGCGGAGGCGCGGTGTTCTTCTTTTATCAGTATGTGCAGCGGGTGCCGCCGGGATTGATCGTCACGCTGGATGCGGCGGGGCTTGCGCTGTTTGCAATGGCTGGCGCGGGCAAGGCCCTGGAGTATGGGATTCATCCGTTGCTGGCGACGTTGATGGCTGCGGTAACTGGAGTGGGAGGAGGCACCGTGCGCGATGTGCTGCTCGCGCATGTTCCGCTGGTGCTGAACTCCGATGTGTATGCATCGGCAGCGCTGGCGGGAGCGATTGTGATGCTGCTCTTACTGCACATCAAGATACGTCGAAGCATCGCGATGAGTTGCGGCGGAGTGGTGTGCTTTACGTTGCGTATGGTGGCCGTATGGCTGCATTGGAGTTTGCCGAAGGTGATGGTGCATTGA
- a CDS encoding fibronectin type III domain-containing protein: protein MLVSSVMVMGLCCGAMAQGTKLWSVDRYDDLAKGSSDGVAIRSDGRLEAGPATSLLYTTGGSYVWSVAVDAAGDGYAGLGGTTSGSAVVMKIAPDGKAAKVFEGTEFGVQALRVLADGSVLAATSPDGKMYRVSADGGAATVLFDPATTEEKPKYLWDVATIGDNVFVATGAPAVVYRVPKGGGKAEVLFRTTDQHIRCLLATADGMLWAGSDGSGVIYRIATMQPGAKPFAVYAATKREITALAADAAGNIYAAGVGAKGASSLPPLPVTGNVGVSITFVQAGSAAAASTNTVVPDGSEIYKIAADGAPSKLLALKDDVVYALAVRNGALLAATGNRGRVYRVDTAMPGRFTDVAHLEATEGMAFAAVKDGLLVATSNSGKVFKMRDRVTSPAIYTSAVFDAQAFSQWGRAEVRSSSPAAFDLYARSGNVESPLMGWSEWMKVAPDAASVGVPAARFVQWKAVLREGATVDSVGLNYLQANAAPVVDEIVVQPGARVAATVGAQANTTVQVSFVAPTASSVPMFNVTPDTGPLAAQKDKTAMTVRWSAHDDNGDDLVYAVYYKGAGEVNWRLLKDKVSDKFLSFDASLLPDGSYTLKVVASDAPVHTDAMALTGDKVSEEFVVDTTPPVPGALVAEMQGNKIHARLEARDATSPIAHAEYSVDAGPWQYVEPAGKISDSLTEQYDFLAEISHVTGSVTDTKEHVIAVRVYDRYENVVAVKAVVRQ from the coding sequence ATGCTGGTTAGTTCAGTGATGGTGATGGGGCTCTGCTGCGGAGCGATGGCGCAGGGGACGAAGCTGTGGAGTGTGGATCGGTACGACGACCTGGCCAAGGGCAGTTCGGATGGCGTGGCAATTCGCAGCGATGGACGGTTGGAGGCAGGACCGGCGACGTCACTGCTGTACACGACGGGCGGGAGCTATGTGTGGTCGGTCGCGGTGGATGCGGCGGGCGATGGATACGCCGGGCTGGGCGGAACGACGAGCGGGTCGGCAGTGGTGATGAAGATCGCGCCGGATGGAAAGGCTGCAAAGGTCTTCGAAGGCACGGAGTTTGGGGTTCAGGCGCTACGGGTGCTGGCGGATGGATCGGTGCTGGCAGCTACGTCTCCGGATGGGAAGATGTACCGGGTTTCGGCGGACGGTGGAGCGGCTACGGTGCTATTCGATCCGGCGACGACGGAGGAAAAGCCGAAGTATCTCTGGGATGTGGCGACGATTGGGGACAACGTCTTTGTGGCTACGGGTGCTCCGGCGGTGGTGTATCGCGTGCCGAAGGGTGGAGGCAAGGCCGAGGTGCTTTTTCGAACGACAGATCAGCACATACGGTGTCTTCTTGCGACCGCCGATGGAATGTTGTGGGCAGGCTCGGATGGGTCGGGTGTGATCTACCGAATTGCGACGATGCAGCCGGGAGCGAAGCCGTTTGCGGTGTATGCGGCTACGAAGCGTGAGATTACGGCGCTGGCTGCGGATGCGGCGGGAAATATTTACGCTGCGGGTGTGGGTGCGAAGGGCGCATCGTCTCTGCCTCCGCTGCCTGTGACAGGAAACGTAGGAGTGAGCATCACGTTTGTGCAGGCGGGGTCGGCTGCAGCGGCAAGCACGAATACAGTGGTGCCGGATGGGTCGGAGATCTATAAGATCGCGGCGGATGGTGCGCCGTCGAAGCTGCTGGCGTTGAAGGACGATGTGGTCTATGCGCTGGCCGTTCGCAATGGAGCGCTGCTGGCGGCAACGGGTAATCGGGGGCGCGTATATCGAGTAGATACAGCGATGCCGGGGCGGTTTACGGATGTCGCACATCTGGAGGCCACGGAAGGGATGGCGTTCGCCGCGGTGAAGGATGGTCTGCTGGTGGCAACGAGCAACAGTGGTAAGGTCTTCAAGATGCGCGATCGGGTGACATCGCCTGCGATCTATACGAGTGCGGTGTTCGATGCACAGGCATTTTCTCAGTGGGGTCGGGCGGAGGTGCGATCGAGTTCACCGGCGGCGTTCGATCTGTATGCCAGGAGTGGCAATGTGGAGAGTCCGCTGATGGGCTGGAGCGAGTGGATGAAGGTTGCGCCGGATGCGGCTTCGGTGGGAGTTCCGGCGGCGCGGTTTGTGCAGTGGAAGGCGGTGCTGCGCGAGGGGGCAACGGTGGACTCGGTGGGGCTGAATTATTTACAGGCGAATGCTGCTCCGGTGGTGGATGAGATTGTGGTGCAACCGGGGGCGCGGGTTGCAGCGACGGTGGGAGCGCAGGCGAATACTACGGTGCAGGTGAGCTTTGTTGCTCCGACGGCTTCAAGTGTGCCAATGTTCAACGTAACGCCGGATACAGGGCCGTTGGCGGCGCAGAAGGATAAGACAGCGATGACGGTGCGGTGGTCGGCGCATGATGACAATGGCGACGACCTGGTGTATGCGGTGTACTACAAGGGAGCCGGCGAGGTGAACTGGCGACTGCTGAAAGATAAAGTCTCGGATAAGTTTTTGAGCTTCGACGCTTCCCTGCTGCCGGATGGGAGTTATACGCTGAAGGTGGTGGCGAGCGATGCTCCGGTGCATACGGATGCGATGGCGCTGACGGGCGATAAGGTGAGCGAGGAGTTCGTAGTGGATACAACGCCGCCGGTTCCGGGTGCGCTGGTGGCGGAGATGCAGGGCAACAAAATTCATGCACGGCTGGAGGCGCGAGATGCTACCTCGCCGATTGCGCATGCAGAGTATTCGGTGGATGCGGGGCCGTGGCAGTATGTGGAGCCGGCGGGAAAGATCTCTGATTCGCTGACGGAGCAGTACGACTTTCTGGCGGAGATTTCACATGTAACTGGATCAGTTACAGATACAAAGGAGCATGTGATTGCGGTGCGGGTGTATGACCGGTATGAGAATGTGGTCGCGGTGAAGGCCGTGGTGCGGCAGTGA
- a CDS encoding NAD(P)-dependent alcohol dehydrogenase, producing the protein MNEIHGLAVHAAGAQLLSYKYDAGEVQANEVEVRISHCGVCHSDVHLIDNDWGLSKYPFIPGHEIVGTVTAVGSGVTDRTVGERVGIGWQADSCGICEWCRQGDEHLCAKSQPTCVGRNGGYADAIRVNAKFAIPVPKVLESENVAPLLCGGITVYSPLRNYGVRPSSRVGVIGIGGLGHMGLQFAKAFGAEVTAFSTSKDKEEEAKSLGAHHFVNTRDTGALKKIAGSFDFLLSTVSADQDWQAYVNALRPKGTICIVGAAPSPIQIQAFSLIAGQKAISGSPTGSPRDLHEMLDVAARHNVRAITERFAMAKANDAVAKVKKNQVRYRAVLAN; encoded by the coding sequence ATGAATGAAATCCATGGTTTAGCAGTGCATGCTGCCGGTGCACAGTTGCTTTCGTACAAATATGACGCGGGTGAAGTGCAGGCGAATGAGGTGGAGGTTCGCATCTCACATTGCGGGGTTTGCCACTCGGATGTTCACCTGATCGACAACGACTGGGGGCTGAGCAAGTATCCGTTTATACCGGGCCACGAGATTGTGGGCACGGTGACAGCGGTGGGCTCGGGCGTGACGGACCGTACGGTGGGTGAGCGAGTGGGCATCGGCTGGCAGGCAGATAGCTGCGGCATCTGCGAGTGGTGCCGCCAGGGCGATGAGCATCTGTGCGCGAAGTCGCAGCCGACGTGTGTTGGCCGCAATGGCGGCTATGCGGACGCGATCCGTGTGAATGCGAAGTTTGCGATCCCAGTGCCTAAAGTGCTGGAGAGTGAGAATGTAGCTCCGCTGCTGTGTGGAGGCATTACGGTGTACAGCCCGTTGAGGAACTACGGGGTACGGCCGTCATCGCGTGTCGGCGTGATTGGAATTGGCGGGCTGGGGCACATGGGGCTACAGTTCGCGAAGGCGTTCGGCGCGGAGGTAACGGCATTCTCGACCTCGAAGGATAAAGAAGAAGAGGCGAAGTCGCTGGGTGCGCACCACTTTGTGAATACGCGGGATACGGGCGCGTTAAAGAAGATCGCAGGCTCGTTTGATTTTCTACTTTCGACCGTGAGCGCGGATCAGGATTGGCAGGCCTATGTGAACGCGCTGCGTCCTAAAGGAACGATCTGTATCGTTGGTGCTGCACCGTCTCCAATTCAGATTCAGGCATTTTCGCTGATTGCTGGTCAAAAGGCGATCTCGGGCAGTCCGACAGGAAGCCCACGCGACCTGCACGAGATGCTGGATGTGGCAGCGCGGCATAACGTGAGGGCGATCACGGAGCGGTTCGCCATGGCCAAGGCAAACGATGCAGTGGCCAAGGTAAAGAAGAATCAGGTACGGTATCGTGCAGTGTTGGCTAACTAG